A region from the Dryobates pubescens isolate bDryPub1 chromosome 39, bDryPub1.pri, whole genome shotgun sequence genome encodes:
- the UBL4A gene encoding ubiquitin-like protein 4A, producing MLLTVKALQGRECSLQVSPEEQVGVVKQLVAESLEVPVEQQRLLYRGKALADDRRLCDYAIGPSARLNLVLKPPPPARGGPENEGDPPPPSFQSPPDSSECFAPFFRGEGDLAQVLGRHFGAQEVPRILQQLQKDYEQSLRGLSLDDVERLGARLLQPEGAPSSSQ from the exons ATGCTGCTGACGgtgaaggctctgcagggccgCGAGTGCAGCCTACAG GTGTCCCCTGAGGAGCAGGTGGGGGTCGTGAAGCAGTTGGTGGCCGAGAGCTTGGAGGtgcctgtggagcagcagcGGCTCCTGTACAGGGGAAAGGCGCTGgcag aCGACCGCCGCCTGTGCGATTATGCCATTGGCCCTTCCGCTCGCCTCAACCTGGTCCTGAAACCTCCCCCTCCAGCCAGGGGGGGCCCCGAGAATGAGGGGGACCCTCCCCCCCCGAGCTTTCAGAGCCCTCCAGACTCCTCTGAGTGTTTTGCTCCCTTTTTTCGGGGGGAGGGAGATTTGGCTCAGGTTTTAGGGAGGCATTTTGGGGCTCAGGAGGTGCCCAggatcctgcagcagctgcagaag gattATGAGCAGAGCCTCAGAGGGCTGAGCCTGGACGACGTGGAGcggctgggggccaggctgctgcagcccgaGGGGgctcccagtagctcccagtag